The DNA region TTTTGCGCCCGCGCCGTGCAGTCGTTTAACAACCGGCAGTTCTCCAGCGTCGTATCCCAGCCAAGGATCGAAGTCATGACCGAAATATCGATACCGCCGCGATCCATGTCCGCGATCTGCGCTTGCAGATCGAACAACTGCGAGTGAATCGACGCGTCGCCCTGCCTCACCGCAACTTTGTTGTCGGTCTTCATGCCGAGCTTTTGCCCCAGCTCGACGGGGATGTAGTGATGTTCGAAATCGATAACCATTTTGTCCGTGTCTATCTTCGCACGAAAGCCTTGCGTGATCCGCTCGGATTCTTGTCACCACGAAGGACACGAAGGCAAGAAAGATTCTTTGTCCGAACTTCGTGCTCTTCGTGTCGTTCGCGGTGAGCCTTTTCACCGCGGATGCTTCGCCGTGCCCGCCCAGCCGGTCTCTGAAATATCGATGATCACACCGTCCGGCGCGCTGTACTTCACCTCAGCATTCACATGCCGCGGCAACTCCCGCCCCAAACCCAGGGCGTCGTTGATGTCGTTGCGGATCGGCGCCCCAGCAGCGTTCAGTTTCTCATGCGCCGATGCAATGCTGTCAACTTCGAAGCCAATATGGTGCAGCCCCGTGTACTCTTTGCCCTGCGACACGCCGGCGGTCTGATCGTTTTTGAATTTGAGCACGGCAAAGTTGATATCACCGTCGGTCAAATGAAAGCCAACGGCACCCGGGCTGTTGATCTTGGCGATCTCACGCAGGCCGAAAACCTCGATGTAAAACTTGGCCGTCGCCTCCGGGTCCAGAGTCGCAATCGCGATATGCTTGATCTTAGCCATAACTCCTCCGTAAACGAGCCTTAACGCAAGATTGACAAAAGCGCCAGTCGCCCTCACTCCCTCGATACGCGCTTCGCGCTACTCGGGATAGTCGGATGTAGAGCCGGTTTCCCCGAGTAAGCCCGAAGGGCTGTATCGAGGGGGCAATCTTGCACACATTGCACCGCGCCGTTAAAGTAAAATTTCAATGTTAGCCAAGCGAATCATTCCCT from Deltaproteobacteria bacterium includes:
- a CDS encoding VOC family protein, translated to MAKIKHIAIATLDPEATAKFYIEVFGLREIAKINSPGAVGFHLTDGDINFAVLKFKNDQTAGVSQGKEYTGLHHIGFEVDSIASAHEKLNAAGAPIRNDINDALGLGRELPRHVNAEVKYSAPDGVIIDISETGWAGTAKHPR